The following proteins are co-located in the Tripterygium wilfordii isolate XIE 37 chromosome 2, ASM1340144v1, whole genome shotgun sequence genome:
- the LOC120014538 gene encoding scarecrow-like protein 33 encodes MDSGFNGFPNSINGFKFTNGDMGSPDSDRYSNLVNGFSLNYLPSLDHKFIYVPMISPDSNPVPSLSMEGESSSDDGDFSETVFKYISQMLMEEDMEDKPPMFHDPIALQAAEECLYDVLVDKHPHSQDKSFFDNKQIAESPYAGLYNSSSDYSSNTNYSSSTGDLVYHRWNGDFSGVSEPSLLQKPLLPSEYVPQSAAMSNPQPGVNSSSRLSSNGDGLVCCSTNLPLVPNLFGEDESVLQFKRGIEEASKFLPRGNKLVIDMENPKSRENAQNTLIKVERDDTEHSPNGFIGKKSHEREGEDFEGIISYKQSAASLDEGELIEMFDKVLLGVCERKEPSVCVHDEVSQKGESKNLQQNGRTNGSTGVKTKAKKQGKKKEVVDLRALLILCAQAVSANDRRTAGELLKQIRQHSSPFGDGSQRLAHCFANGLEARLDGIGTQMYTALSSKRMPASDMLNAYKHYISVCPFKKIAIIFANHTFIKLAEKANTLHIIDFGIFCGFQWPPLIYRLSNRPGGPPKLRITGIDLPQPGFRPAERVQETGRRLAKYCEHFKVPFEYNAIAQKWETIRVNDLKIRSGEVLAVNCLFKFRTLLDETVIVNSPRNAVLNLIRKINPDMYIQAIVNGCYNAPFFVTRFREALFHFSSLFDMLDRVSIPKDNQMRLMFEKEFYGKEVMNVVACEGMERVERPETYKQWQVRNLRAGFKPLPLQSYLKNKLRGKLGEGGYHKDFMVDEDGHWVLQGWKGRIICASSAWVPA; translated from the coding sequence ATGGATTCGGGTTTCAATGGATTCCCCAATTCCATAAATGGCTTCAAATTCACTAATGGCGATATGGGTTCCCCCGATTCAGATCGGTACTCGAATCTTGTGAATGGGTTCAGTTTGAATTACCTTCCTTCTTTGGATCACAAGTTCATTTATGTCCCCATGATTTCGCCAGATAGCAATCCTGTTCCATCATTGAGCATGGAGGGAGAGTCTTCCTCTGATGACGGTGACTTCTCTGAAACCGTGTTTAAGTACATAAGCCAGATGCTTATGGAAGAGGACATGGAAGACAAGCCCCCCATGTTTCATGACCCGATAGCACTACAAGCTGCAGAGGAATGCCTCTATGATGTTCTTGTTGACAAGCACCCCCATTCCCAGGATAAATCCTTTTTTGATAATAAACAAATTGCTGAGAGCCCTTATGCTGGGCTTTACAATAGTTCCAGTGACTATAGTAGCAATACCAATTATAGTTCCTCTACTGGTGATCTGGTTTATCATCGTTGGAATGGGGATTTTTCTGGGGTATCCGAACCATCTTTGTTGCAAAAGCCACTGCTTCCTTCTGAATATGTTCCACAGTCTGCTGCTATGTCAAATCCACAACCAGGAGTCAACTCTTCCAGTAGACTTTCTAGTAATGGTGATGGGCTGGTATGCTGTTCTACGAATTTGCCTTTGGTTCCAAATTTGTTTGGCGAGGATGAATCAGTGTTGCAGTTTAAGAGAGGCATAGAGGAAGCTAGTAAGTTCCTTCCTAGAGGAAATAAACTGGTAATTGATATGGAGAATCCAAAATCGAGGGAAAATGCTCAGAATACTCTAATCAAGGTGGAGAGGGATGACACAGAGCATTCCCCCAATGGGTTCATAGGAAAGAAGAGTCATGAGCGGGAAGGTGAAGATTTTGAGGGAATAATAAGTTACAAGCAGTCTGCAGCCTCCTTGGATGAGGGTGAGCTGATTGAGATGTTTGACAAGGTATTGCTTGGTGTTTGTGAAAGAAAAGAGCCTTCTGTGTGTGTACATGATGAGGTCTCACAGAAGGGGGAAAGCAAGAACCTGCAGCAGAATGGGCGTACAAATGGATCTACTGGTGTGAAGACTAAGGCTAAGAAACAAggtaaaaaaaaggaagtggtGGATTTGAGGGCTCTCTTGATTCTATGTGCACAGGCTGTCTCTGCCAATGATCGTAGGACTGCTGGTGAACTCTTGAAACAGATAAGGCAGCACTCTTCTCCGTTTGGTGATGGCTCTCAAAGATTGGCTCATTGCTTTGCTAATGGCCTGGAAGCACGTTTGGATGGGATTGGAACACAGATGTATACTGCTCTGTCCTCAAAGAGAATGCCGGCTTCTGACATGCTGAATGCCTACAAACATTATATTTCAGTCTGCCCATTTAAAAAGATTGCAATTATTTTTGCCAACCATACTTTTATAAAATTAGCTGAGAAGGCCAATACACTTCATATTATAgattttggcatcttttgtggTTTCCAATGGCCTCCTCTTATCTATCGTCTCTCTAACAGACCTGGTGGGCCTCCCAAGCTACGCATCACAGGTATAGATCTTCCCCAGCCTGGATTTAGGCCAGCAGAAAGGGTTCAGGAAACAGGGAGACGTCTGGCTAAGTATTGTGAGCATTTCAAGGTACCATTTGAATACAATGCCATAGCACAGAAATGGGAGACTATTCGAGTTAATGATCTCAAGATTAGAAGTGGTGAGGTTCTTGCTGTAAATTGTCTGTTTAAATTCAGGACCCTACTTGATGAGACAGTTATAGTGAACAGTCCGAGAAATGCTGTTCTGAACTTAATTAGGAAGATAAATCCGGATATGTATATCCAGGCTATTGTCAATGGATGTTATAATGCCCCTTTCTTTGTAACTCGGTTCCGGGAGGCACTCTTTCATTTTTCATcgctttttgatatgttggatAGAGTTAGCATTCCCAAAGACAATCAGATGAGGTTAATGTTCGAGAAAGAATTCTATGGGAAGGAGGTTATGAATGTCGTTGCATGTGAGggcatggagagggttgagagaCCCGAGACTTACAAGCAGTGGCAAGTCCGAAACCTGAGAGCTGGATTCAAGCCATTGCCGCTTCAGTCTTATCTAAAGAATAAATTGAGGGGTAAGCTGGGGGAAGGCGGCTACCACAAAGATTTTATGGTTGATGAAGATGGTCACTGGGTGTTGCAGGGGTGGAAGGGCAGGATCATTTGTGCTTCCTCTGCTTGGGTCCCTGCATAG